From one Trifolium pratense cultivar HEN17-A07 linkage group LG1, ARS_RC_1.1, whole genome shotgun sequence genomic stretch:
- the LOC123889116 gene encoding protein MAIN-LIKE 2-like, with the protein MSMGEGADMVSSYLGVEREEIDMTFAETNGVHLKHSTLQTLYTTNQTFAERAIAENKPAHVVRLYRERSVRAFMLHLVCCTIFSNKSSYYADVVYLQYFQDLSCVHEWNWGAAALVHLQHYLDHGSAVSTTQMAGYMSFLQGWIIVHFPRLSVWVEAPRYTANMPLNSKVVPGQGHKDAVGYRSSLDNIQTYDCVFSSYDAHRQVRPLINACWFSGWLRCGKLKAKHLPEQKDTCKVNMKCLETGHES; encoded by the exons ATGTCAATGGGAGAAGGGGCTGACATGGTTAGTTCATATCTAGGAGTTGAGCGAGAGGAGATTGATATGACATTTGCCGAAACCAACGGGGTACATTTGAAGCATAGTACTCTGCAAACTCTATACACAACAAACCAGACGTTTGCCGAAAGAGCGATTGCTGAAAATAAGCCGGCGCATGTTGTTAGGCTTTACAGGGAGAGGAGCGTAAGGGCTTTTATGCTACATTTGGTCTGTTGTACCATATTCAGCAACAAGAGCAGTTACTACGCGGATGTTGTGTATTTGCAGTACTTTCAAGATTTGTCATGCGTTCATGAATGGAATTGGGGTGCTGCTGCTCTTGTTCATCTGCAGCATTATTTGGATCACGGGTCTGCGGTTAGCACGACTCAGATGGCTGGCTACATGTCATTTCTTCAG GGATGGATTATTGTGCACTTTCCGAGACTTAGTGTGTGGGTGGAGGCTCCTAGATATACAGCGAACATGCCACTAAATTCAAAGGTTGTTCCTGGGCAAGGACATAAGGATGCAGTTGGATATAGAAGCAGTTTGGACAATATTCAAACTTACGATTGCGTGTTCAGCTCGTATGATGCCCACCGACAAGTGCGACCTTTGATAAATGCATGTTGGTTTTCTGGATGGTTAAGGTGTGGTAAATTGAAAGCCAAGCATTTGCCGGAAC